The following proteins come from a genomic window of Desulfonatronum thioautotrophicum:
- a CDS encoding glycosyltransferase, with amino-acid sequence MMITSIFLPPMAKSSGGLAVLLQIAEHLHQAGLPVQLVRRERGRPMLPEESTVPVVDWVDLELDSGHLWLVPEGWTNALAPGLRAGAHCLVYVQNWAYLFSSLPKGVSWRELANTFLAVSRPVAWFIARVLGQPSQVVRPGIDRTLFRPRTRKPEGPLRVAYMSRKNKALAELIQAVFTARNPELATPDRISWMDIHGRSQAEVAEGLNQSHIFLATGFPEGCPLPPLEAMACGCLPVGFAGFGGWEYMRPIAMAAMEALEGTPQQKPWFPVPENPWPGNGLWVPDGDALAAALALEHAMQLWTERGADLAMALQAGQQTADAFDLKAQRSQVLDAWARLGIKTG; translated from the coding sequence ATGATGATCACTTCCATCTTCCTCCCCCCCATGGCCAAATCCAGCGGCGGCTTGGCCGTCCTGCTGCAAATCGCGGAGCATCTGCACCAGGCAGGCTTGCCCGTGCAACTTGTTCGCCGGGAACGCGGACGGCCGATGCTCCCTGAGGAGTCTACGGTGCCGGTGGTGGACTGGGTGGATTTGGAACTGGATAGCGGCCACCTCTGGCTGGTTCCCGAGGGCTGGACCAACGCCTTGGCCCCGGGCCTGCGGGCCGGAGCGCATTGTCTGGTCTACGTCCAGAATTGGGCGTATCTCTTTTCCAGCCTGCCCAAAGGAGTTTCCTGGAGAGAACTGGCGAACACCTTCCTGGCAGTGTCCCGTCCCGTGGCCTGGTTTATCGCCAGGGTATTGGGACAGCCGAGTCAGGTGGTCCGACCGGGCATTGATCGTACGTTGTTTCGCCCCAGAACCCGCAAACCGGAAGGCCCCTTGCGCGTGGCCTACATGTCCCGCAAGAACAAGGCCCTGGCTGAATTGATCCAGGCCGTATTCACGGCCAGAAACCCGGAACTGGCCACGCCGGACCGGATCTCCTGGATGGACATTCATGGCCGATCCCAGGCCGAAGTGGCCGAAGGACTGAATCAGAGTCACATTTTTTTGGCCACCGGTTTTCCGGAAGGCTGCCCGTTGCCCCCTTTGGAGGCCATGGCCTGCGGCTGTCTGCCCGTGGGATTTGCCGGATTTGGGGGGTGGGAGTACATGCGCCCCATTGCCATGGCTGCCATGGAGGCACTGGAAGGAACGCCGCAGCAGAAGCCCTGGTTTCCTGTTCCGGAAAACCCTTGGCCGGGCAATGGATTATGGGTCCCGGACGGCGACGCCCTGGCCGCGGCCTTGGCCCTGGAGCATGCCATGCAGCTCTGGACGGAGCGGGGTGCGGATCTGGCCATGGCTTTGCAGGCTGGGCAACAAACCGCTGATGCTTTTGATCTGAAAGCCCAGCGGAGCCAGGTCCTCGACGCGTGGGCCCGGCTTGGCATCAAGACAGGCTAG